Within Desulfolithobacter dissulfuricans, the genomic segment GTTTCCGCACCCGGTGCATTTTTCCGCGTCCAGTTCCGGAACCTCCATCCAAGCCTTGGCCGGCGAACCCAGTTCGGGCCACAGAAAAAGATGCAGATTCGGCTCCTCGACATCAAGATCCACCACCTGCAGCGGAGCATCCCATACGGTGGCAAGGGAGGCGGTGACCGTGGTTTTGCCGGTGCCGCCCTTGCCGCTGGCAACAGTAATAATCATGATTTTACCCCCGCTGTAACACAGCGGTTACGTGTTTCACTCAATTGTGGGTTTCAGGTTTGTTGCTACCGGTTCGGTTTGTCTGCAAAGGGAATTTCCCCTTTTTGAAATTTCTCGATCGCCTCGCGTACGGTCATGTTGTCGCAATCCTGCCCCACCTTGATGCCCGCTGTCGCAAGGGCCTGGAAGGCCTTGGGGCCGACATAGCCGCTGAGCACAACTTCTGCACCAGCTTTGGCCACGTTTTCAGCGGTCTGGATGCCAGCACCCTGACTCATGGTCTGGCTTGCGCCGTTGTCAATGTACCGGGCCTCCATGGTTTCCAGGTCCATAACGAGAAATCCCCCGGCGCGGCCAAACCGGGGATCAACCTGGTCGTCAAGGGTAGGGTCTTCACTGGTTACGGCTATCTTTTTCACTGTATTTTCTCCCGTGTGTACAGATATAGGTTTGTTTTTCTGGTATCGGCCTGGATATCAGGCTCGCATTTCATCATGAAATTACCGCCCTCGATACGAATGGCCATGCCTTCGGTAATCGCCTGCGAAACAACCCGGCTGGCCTCTGCCAGGATCCGGCCAAAGGTGTGAGGGGACACATTCATCTGGCGGGCAGCGGTATTGAGATCCAGTCCTTCCGTGTCGGCCAGGCGCAGGGCTTCTACCCCTTCAATGGGCAGATAGACCTCGGTCAGCTCCCTGAGCGGGATACCGCGCGGTTTGAAATAACGGACCCTTGGCATCCGGGCCACCAGTCGGCATTTTTTAGGGCGTGGCATGTCAATTCCCCTATATTTTGCTCATGCGAGCAAAACAATATGGCGTGGGCCTGTTTCTGTCAACCGGAAAATGAACCAGGGCCGCAGGAAAAAATCCGCGGCCCTGGTGGAAGATCAGATTACCTTCTGCCCATCATGCGGCCCCTGTTACCACCACCGCTGCCTCTTCCCTTTTTCCGGCCGCCTCTTCCCATGCCGCAGCCACGGTTGTTGCCCTGGCCAATGCTGCCGGCTTCAGGCATGTCGTTCCTTCCGGTTCCGGCAGCGCATTGGCCGGCTCCTCTTCCAGTTCCGGGTCCCTGTCCCTGTGGGCCTGTTCCATTCATTCCAGGCATGATACACCTCCTGTGCTGTTGGTTGTGCCTCTGAGAGGCATGGTAAATTATCCGTGTCGTTTCTGTTTCCCGCATCTCTGCCTGCCATGGCCGCAGAAGTCGTCATTTTCAGAGCCAACAAGATGATAGTTGCCTCCTTCAATGCGGATCGCCCAGCCGTTTGCCAGCGCCCTTGCCACAATGCTTCTTGCTTCGGCGAGGATTCGGCACAGCGTTGGTGTGGAGACGTCCATCATCCGCGCTGCTTCCTCGCGGCTTACGCCTTCGGCGTCAACCAGCCGCAATGCCTCAAATCCTTCCAGCGGAAGCGTAACTCCCTTTAAACTGTGCAGGGCAACGCCCCTGGGTTTGTAGAATGTGGATACCGGCATGTGCCGGATACGGCGATGTTTTCTCGGTCGAATCATTCTGTCTCCTTGTTATGAAACATATTTCATAATTGACAATAGGTATCCAATCGGCACAAGTCAAGAAAAAGGGGTGGAGAGTATGATTTTATCGCCAGCTGAGAAAAAGAGGAGCCGGCCAGTACATCCCTCTGGCAGGCCGTAGGTATATTTACCTATGCCATTTCCGGTATTTTTTCCTATTTATTTCCATAACTCAGCGAGATAATATGAAATTGATTGACGAAAAGTTACTTGTCAAAAAAGTGTTTCAGCATTGGAGGTGGCATTATGGCATTAATAAAATGGAGAGATTCGTATTCTGTCGGTGTTGAGCAGTTTGACCGGCAGCATGTTAAGCTTGTCGAGTTAATCAATGAGATATTTATGATGGTGCT encodes:
- a CDS encoding DUF134 domain-containing protein, with protein sequence MPRPKKCRLVARMPRVRYFKPRGIPLRELTEVYLPIEGVEALRLADTEGLDLNTAARQMNVSPHTFGRILAEASRVVSQAITEGMAIRIEGGNFMMKCEPDIQADTRKTNLYLYTREKIQ
- a CDS encoding NifB/NifX family molybdenum-iron cluster-binding protein, whose protein sequence is MKKIAVTSEDPTLDDQVDPRFGRAGGFLVMDLETMEARYIDNGASQTMSQGAGIQTAENVAKAGAEVVLSGYVGPKAFQALATAGIKVGQDCDNMTVREAIEKFQKGEIPFADKPNR
- a CDS encoding DUF134 domain-containing protein → MIRPRKHRRIRHMPVSTFYKPRGVALHSLKGVTLPLEGFEALRLVDAEGVSREEAARMMDVSTPTLCRILAEARSIVARALANGWAIRIEGGNYHLVGSENDDFCGHGRQRCGKQKRHG